ACTGCACGCCCTTATCGAGCATCGTGCTCAATCGCGAAATCCTCATCGTATCTCGATACGTCTCGGATTCGCTCATTCCGCGCCAAGCTGCATCAGGCCATGCACTGAGCACGATATTAGGGGAACTTATTTATGGACGGGGCCTTACTGATGTTCGTCGGCTTTAAGAAAAATATTCGCTCCTACGCACTCGTGGCGCTTTTTGCCGTGACCGTCTTTGTCTGGTACGCCGCGCTCCGCGAGGAGCGCGGCGGCGTGCTCTCCGTGGCATTCCTCGACGTAGGGCAGGGCGACGCGGCCCTGATTGAGAGCCCGACTGGCCGCCAGGTGCTCATTGACGGCGGGCCGGGGAGGAGCGTGCTCCGCGCCTTGGGGCGCACTATGCCTTTCTTCGACCGCTCGATTGACGTCGTAATTGCAACGCACCCAGACCAGGACCACATCGGCGGGCTGCCGGAGGTGCTTGCGCGCTATCGCGTTTCGCATATCCTCGAGCCGGGCGTCGCTGCGGACACGGCCGTGTACGGTGCGTTTGCAGAGAGCGTCCGAATCGAGGGTGCGGAACACATACTCGCACGGCGCGGGCAGAAAATCGAGCTTGGCGGCGGGGCGTACCTCGACATTCTCTTCCCGGACCGCGACGCAGGCGGCCTCGAGACGAATACCGCCTCTGTCGTTCTAAAGCTCACCTATGGCGCGACCTCATTCCTCCTCACCGGCGACTCGCCGAAGCAAATCGAGGAATACCTCGCGGCGCTCGACGGCGAAGCGCTCGACGTTGACGTCCTAAAGGCCGGGCACCATGGCTCGAAGACGTCGACGTCAGACTACCTCCTCGGCCTTGCCTCGCCTGCCTATGCCGTGATCTCGGCCGGGCATGACAACCGCTACGGCCATCCGCACCGGGAGGTGCTCGACGCACTGGCACGTTTCGGAGTCAAGCCCCTCGGCACGTATGAGCGAGGCACCATCATTTTTGAGAGCGACGGCAGGGAGGTGCGGCTGAAGAAATAGGGGCGAGAGAACGATTGACATATATTAAAGTGCGTGCTACACCTGACATAGGGGTTTTTCGATAGCCACGCCACCTTACATGTGGAGGAATCATCGATGACGTTTTATGTTGTCAGACAGTATGGTGGTTCAGAACGTCGCCTCCAGGGAGTTTTGGTCGTTAGAAAATCAGAGTATTTTGTTATGGAGGCTTTGATCTCTGAGTGTCATGATACGCGCTTAAAACGCGTAAAAGAAGGACCTATCGCTGATCGAGCGCATGCTATCGAATTTGATTTAGGGCCTGAACGCGACTTTATTCCTCCTGCACTTCAGGAAGTATTACGACGTGCTGTCGACGACGGGTGTATGTTGAAATGGATGGTGGTCGACGAAAATCCTAGATTATTTTTCAGTCGTTGGGATGGGCGTTACAGTACCGAACGCGCCTTTACCGAATGGGAGGAGGTAGGAAAACAAGATGGAGGGCTAGAGGTCGTTCGAGATTATGCAGAAGAGGTTTCTCGATCGTAAACCGTAGAAAGCCTGCCGTATCCCTGTGCTCGTGTTTGTCTCACGAGCACAGGGCTTATTTTTTCATGCTTCAATTTGCTAATCAGCGAGGATTTTGGTTTGATAAAGCACAATGCATACCTCTCTGGTGTGCGCGCGAGCGTAGTTCAGTGGTAGAACGCTGACCTGATAAGTCAGAGGTCGAAGGTTCGATTCCTTCCGCTCGCACCAGATAGGAAAAGTCAAAGCATTTCGGAAAGGCGGCGGAGCCGCACCGCTCAAAACCGCAAAAGAACCTGGAGAAAAACATCGGCTCGCCTGCCCGCCTCTGGAGGGAACCATATTTTAATTTTGGGGGAAGAAAATTTTTTAATCCTATGAATAAGAAGGTTACTTTTTTTATAGGTTTATTAGGATATATATTCGCGGGAATAATAGCGCGATTAGTTTTTAGTAAATCTTCTTTTTATCCAGGGTTAGGATTACAGACTGCCGACTACTCAAT
This genomic window from bacterium contains:
- a CDS encoding ComEC/Rec2 family competence protein yields the protein MDGALLMFVGFKKNIRSYALVALFAVTVFVWYAALREERGGVLSVAFLDVGQGDAALIESPTGRQVLIDGGPGRSVLRALGRTMPFFDRSIDVVIATHPDQDHIGGLPEVLARYRVSHILEPGVAADTAVYGAFAESVRIEGAEHILARRGQKIELGGGAYLDILFPDRDAGGLETNTASVVLKLTYGATSFLLTGDSPKQIEEYLAALDGEALDVDVLKAGHHGSKTSTSDYLLGLASPAYAVISAGHDNRYGHPHREVLDALARFGVKPLGTYERGTIIFESDGREVRLKK